The proteins below come from a single Alosa sapidissima isolate fAloSap1 chromosome 23, fAloSap1.pri, whole genome shotgun sequence genomic window:
- the LOC121698684 gene encoding C-C chemokine receptor type 7 has product MDADAWVESFARAIMCLLGIVGNNWLMFRSLPGFKSQLKTNDVLLLNLAVSNLITNYMVDLPDTIADFARSWFLGLTYCRIFRFCADLSETSSIFSTLFISVFWNQKLVGSLKRGGAPIRLDNLRLVAALLGGSWTVAIVFSIPHLIFVSVDERDEEIDCVDDFPSPMAHQVYEILYLSLANAIPIGGIVFASIQIVATLLQNQRRIKGTGAGGAAVADKPQQGAPDSSGPGQAPEDSNAQPPPAPSTIYTGAHESPVQQQPRVVVAPKAPAKGGSSGSSGQVRAAKSVVAVASVFLVCWLTHLLLRITSNVKTSVVVVEVASYIAASYTSIIPYIFLYGVKKLTCTCR; this is encoded by the coding sequence ATGGATGCAGATGCGTGGGTCGAGTCCTTCGCCAGAGCTATCATGTGCTTACTGGGCATAGTGGGGAACAACTGGCTAATGTTCAGGTCATTACCAGGATTTAAATCACAGCTGAAGACTAACGATGTCCTCCTTCTCAATCTTGCCGTGTCCAACCTCATCACCAACTACATGGTAGATCTACCCGATACCATAGCTGACTTTGCTAGAAGCTGGTTCTTGGGTCTGACCTACTGCCGAATCTTCCGCTTCTGCGCTGACCTGTCGGAGACGAGCAGCATCTTCTCCACCCTCTTCATCAGCGTGTTCTGGAACCAGAAGCTGGTGGGCTCCCTGAAGCGCGGAGGGGCCCCGATCCGCCTGGATAACCTGCGTCTGGTTGCTGCCCTGTTAGGTGGAAGCTGGACGGTGGCTATCGTCTTCAGCATACCCCATCTCATCTTTGTCTCGGTGGATGAAAGAGACGAGGAGATAGACTGCGTGGATGACTTTCCCTCTCCCATGGCGCACCAAGTCTACGAGATCCTGTACCTGAGTTTGGCAAACGCCATTCCTATTGGTGGCATCGTCTTTGCGAGCATCCAGATTGTGGCCACCCTTCTGCAGAATCAGCGGCGCATTAAAGGAACTGGAGCCGGTGGAGCAGCGGTGGCAGACAAGCCACAACAAGGAGCCCCAGATTCGTCTGGCCCAGGCCAAGCACCAGAGGACTCCAACGCTCAGCCACCTCCAGCTCCATCCACCATTTACACTGGCGCCCATGAAAGCCCTGTCCAGCAGCAACCACGGGTAGTGGTAGCACCCAAAGCACCAGCCAAAGGCGGCAGCAGTGGGTCTAGTGGCCAGGTGCGAGCCGCTAAGAGTGTGGTGGCGGTGGCCTCTGTCTTCCTGGTGTGTTGGCTCACACACCTTCTTCTCCGCATCACCAGCAACGTGAAGAcgtcggtggtggtggtggaggtggcaaGCTACATCGCGGCGTCCTACACCAGCATCATCCCCTACATCTTCTTGTACGGGGTGAAAAAACTCACCTGTACCTGTAGATAG
- the LOC121698366 gene encoding pepsin A-like: MKAAIILCAVLALSECMVRIPLNKGKTAREKLEEQGLWEEYSKKYPYRPFAKFGSYAVGNEQMTNDADLAYYGVISIGTPPQSFRVIFDSGSSNLWVPSVYCSSTACNNHQKFNPSQSSTFKNSGQSLQIQYGTGSMTGFLGYDTVAVGGIQVPNQIFGLSQTEAPFMAQMQADGILGLAYQSLAASGAQPVFYNMVQQGLVQNYFSVYLSSNSESGSEVTFGGYDPNHFTGSVAWIPLSSETYWQITVDSVTINGQTVACNGGCQAIVDTGTSMLVGPTSDISNMNNAVGGASVQCGNIGNMPDITFNINGNAFPLPASAYVRQSNYYGCSTGFSGSGDSLWILGDVFIREYYTIFDMGSNMVGLAQAV; this comes from the exons ATGAAGGCTGCCATTATCCTGTGTGCCGTGCTGGCACTCTCCGAGTGCATGGTCAG GATCCCTCTGAACAAGGGGAAGACCGCCAGGGAGAAGCTGGAGGAGCAGGGCCTGTGGGAGGAGTACAGCAAGAAGTACCCCTACAGGCCCTTTGCCAAGTTCGGCAGCTACGCTGTGGGCAACGAGCAGATGACCAACGACGCTGAT CTGGCCTACTACGGTGTGATCTCCATTGGAACCCCCCCTCAATCCTTCAGAGTGATTTTTGACAGTGGCTCGTCCAACCTCTGGGTGCCCTCTGTGTACTGCAGCAGCACTGCCTGCA ACAACCATCAGAAATTCAACCCCAGCCAGTCCTCTACCTTCAAGAATTCTGGACAATCCCTGCAGATCCAATATGGAACTGGCAGTATGACTGGATTCCTGGGCTATGACACCGTTGCT GTTGGAGGTATCCAGGTGCCCAACCAGATCTTTGGACTGAGCCAGACTGAGGCTCCCTTCATGGCTCAGATGCAGGCTGATGGTATCCTGGGCCTGGCCTACCAAAGCCTGGCTGCCTCCGGAGCTCAGCCCGTTTTCTACAACATGGTCCAGCAGGGCCTGGTGCAGAACTACTTCTCCGTTTACCTGAGCAG CAACTCAGAATCCGGAAGTGAAGTTACCTTCGGTGGTTATGATCCCAACCACTTCACCGGCAGCGTTGCCTGGATTCCCCTGTCCTCTGAGACCTACTGGCAGATCACTGTTGACAG TGTGACCATCAATGGTCAAACTGTTGCTTGCAATGGTGGATGTCAGGCAATTGTGGACACTGGCACTTCTATGCTCGTTGGAcccaccagtgacatttcaaacatgaaCAACGCAGTCGGTGGT GCCTCGGTTCAATGCGGCAACATCGGGAACATGCCTGACATTACTTTCAACATTAATGGAAATGCCTTCCCCCTCCCTGCATCTGCCTACGTCCGTCAG TCCAACTACTACGGCTGCAGCACTGGATTTAGCGGAAGTGGAGACAGCCTCTGGATCCTGGGCGATGTCTTCATTAGGGAGTACTACACCATCTTTGACATGGGCTCCAACATGGTTGGTCTGGCCCAGGCTGTgtaa